The following proteins are encoded in a genomic region of bacterium:
- a CDS encoding ABC transporter ATP-binding protein, with product MADAPLLEVRGIDVFYGDVQVLWDLSFTVGRAEIVALIGANGAGKSTTLKAISGILRPRKGEILYGGESLGGVEPFRLVELGLVHVPEARRLFVEMSVEENLDLGALRGEARKRREQTKEQVFTLFPRLKERRRQASGTLSGGEQQMVAIARGLMGLPRLMMFDEPSLGLAPILVQEIFNIVKRIRDEGTTVLLVEQNVRQTLAIADRAYVLETGRVEKEGRGQDLLRDPHVKAAYLGL from the coding sequence ATGGCTGATGCGCCCCTGCTCGAAGTCCGCGGCATCGACGTCTTCTACGGCGATGTCCAGGTGCTTTGGGACCTGTCGTTCACCGTCGGTCGGGCCGAGATCGTGGCGCTGATCGGCGCCAACGGCGCCGGCAAGTCGACCACGCTCAAGGCTATCTCCGGCATCCTGCGGCCGCGGAAGGGCGAGATCCTCTACGGTGGCGAGTCTCTCGGCGGTGTCGAGCCGTTCCGGCTCGTCGAGCTCGGCCTGGTGCACGTGCCCGAGGCCAGGCGACTGTTCGTGGAGATGAGCGTCGAGGAGAACCTCGACCTCGGCGCCCTGCGCGGCGAGGCCCGCAAGCGCCGTGAGCAGACCAAGGAGCAGGTGTTCACCCTGTTCCCGCGCCTGAAGGAGCGGCGGCGGCAGGCCTCCGGTACCTTGTCGGGCGGTGAGCAGCAGATGGTCGCCATCGCCCGCGGGCTCATGGGCCTGCCTCGGCTCATGATGTTCGACGAGCCGTCGCTGGGCCTGGCGCCGATCCTGGTGCAGGAGATCTTCAACATCGTGAAGCGGATCCGCGACGAGGGCACCACCGTCCTGCTCGTCGAGCAGAACGTGCGGCAGACCCTGGCGATCGCGGACCGCGCCTATGTGCTGGAAACCGGCCGCGTGGAGAAGGAAGGCAGGGGGCAGGACCTCCTGCGCGACCCTCACGTCAAGGCTGCCTACCTGGGGTTGTAG
- a CDS encoding ABC transporter ATP-binding protein has product MSALLEVKCVSRFFGGLAALTDVDFTVNKGEVLGLIGPNGAGKTTMFNVVNGFYAPSRGEVRFKGERISGLKPHQICGRGLARTFQVVKPLQRMTTLDNVVCSAFLRSSSRNQAVAHAEEILKITNLWDVRDTVSKRLPLGLRKRLEIARALATGPDLLLLDEACAGLNPSELEESIAIIRRIRERGITIMIIEHHMKVIMSISDRIVVLTYGQKLAEGTPAEISANPEVVKAYLGRGTTDG; this is encoded by the coding sequence ATGAGCGCGCTGCTCGAGGTCAAGTGTGTTTCGCGGTTCTTCGGCGGCCTGGCGGCGCTGACGGACGTCGATTTCACGGTGAACAAGGGCGAGGTGCTGGGCCTGATCGGGCCCAACGGCGCCGGCAAGACGACCATGTTCAATGTCGTCAACGGTTTCTACGCGCCGTCGCGCGGCGAGGTCCGGTTCAAGGGCGAACGGATCTCGGGCCTGAAGCCGCACCAGATCTGTGGCCGTGGCCTGGCGCGTACGTTCCAGGTCGTGAAGCCGCTTCAGCGCATGACCACCCTGGACAACGTGGTCTGCTCGGCGTTCCTGCGCTCGTCGAGCCGCAACCAGGCCGTGGCGCACGCCGAGGAGATCCTGAAGATCACCAACCTGTGGGACGTGCGCGACACCGTTTCCAAGCGCCTGCCGCTGGGCCTGCGCAAGCGCCTGGAGATCGCGCGGGCGCTGGCCACCGGTCCGGACCTGCTGCTGCTGGACGAGGCCTGCGCCGGCCTGAACCCGTCCGAGCTCGAGGAGTCGATCGCCATCATCCGCCGGATCAGGGAGCGGGGGATCACGATCATGATCATCGAGCACCACATGAAGGTGATCATGTCGATTTCCGACCGCATCGTGGTCCTGACCTATGGCCAGAAGCTGGCCGAGGGCACACCGGCCGAGATCAGCGCGAATCCGGAAGTGGTGAAGGCCTACCTCGGGAGGGGGACGACTGATGGCTGA
- a CDS encoding threonine/serine exporter family protein, producing the protein MVVGLIVGVLGVAAQRSETVGRIYEFAAAMTATVLAMAAGSIWTGLAVAPVIVSSIIVLLPGLTLTLALNELAAGHLVRGTARLTGSLMTLLKLGLGVGLGQQLATFLPALAVNRGAAPAALPGWTLAPALLLTAPALAVLFRARRGEWPWMLVGIVTAFGAARLGVHLLGPAFGALLGALLAGLAGNLYERRWRRPAVVMVVPSLIMLVPGAIGYRSLSFLMERNVVGGIDSAVTALLVGVSLVAGLLLANVLLPPRNPL; encoded by the coding sequence GTGGTGGTGGGACTCATCGTGGGCGTGCTCGGCGTGGCCGCCCAGCGTTCGGAGACCGTCGGGCGCATCTACGAATTCGCCGCGGCCATGACCGCCACGGTCCTCGCGATGGCCGCCGGATCGATCTGGACCGGCCTGGCCGTCGCTCCCGTGATCGTCTCGAGCATCATCGTGCTCCTGCCGGGGCTGACGCTCACCCTGGCCCTGAACGAACTGGCGGCCGGGCACCTGGTCCGCGGCACGGCCCGCCTGACCGGGTCGCTGATGACGCTGCTCAAGCTGGGCCTCGGCGTCGGCCTCGGACAGCAGCTCGCGACATTCCTGCCCGCCCTGGCCGTCAACCGGGGAGCGGCGCCCGCCGCGCTCCCGGGCTGGACACTGGCGCCGGCCCTGCTGCTCACGGCGCCCGCACTGGCGGTCCTGTTCCGGGCCCGCCGCGGCGAATGGCCGTGGATGCTCGTCGGCATCGTGACGGCGTTCGGCGCCGCCCGCCTGGGCGTACATTTGCTGGGACCGGCGTTCGGCGCGCTCCTCGGCGCGCTGCTGGCGGGGCTGGCCGGCAACCTCTACGAGCGGCGGTGGCGCCGTCCGGCCGTAGTCATGGTGGTGCCGTCGCTGATCATGCTGGTACCGGGGGCCATCGGTTACCGGAGCCTGTCGTTCCTGATGGAGCGCAATGTGGTCGGCGGGATCGACAGCGCCGTCACCGCACTCCTGGTGGGCGTGTCGCTGGTGGCCGGCCTGCTGCTGGCGAACGTGCTCCTGCCGCCCCGCAACCCCCTGTAG
- a CDS encoding peptide MFS transporter produces MSSTASAAAAAPPAAKGHPHGLKPLFFTEMWERLGFYLMLGILFLYVTDTERGGLGFTNALAGEIYGTYMAFVYFTPFIGGMIADRILGYRKSVLIGGLLLAAGYFSLGIRSMPTFYAGLALLCLGNGLFKPNISAMVGNLYKPGDPRRDAGFNIFYMGINIGASVSALLAAPLRNLWSFNTAFAAAGVGMLVGVVILVLNWKRLEAADRKPEVKAGDFGLKQMFLTILAPAVGFGVIGYFVGQKLPFVMGSIGPITFGFLIGMLPVAGYFASLVRRANAEEKPGLAALIPVYVAGGTFFMILHLSGGLLTVFAERSTDRRAEWIPTATEFYAQKAMPSYFGNAGPAVPRPDERTLVVLPQANEAMFGARILSQGTIETLRGDPSLDVTVNPWPGTPGIDGSLACRVFPDDNVALSTAADAHGVTTTSVKVTPEKAEPTGQVVLTRNVQDRQVPLIVVSRETYDAVYANAGAATPRLEPGRYVRLLNAELLTGFLNPFFVVVLTPVVVWFFAQRVKAGRPVSTARKIFYGMLITTVSMLVMALGAKMGHDGAAKTSMMWLVGYYIIITFGELCLSPMGLSLVTKLAPTHRVGLMMGGWFLSTAVGNKMSGFISGPEPGTTMFVVPAVAILGGCRFHFRHVAAPGCGDPQVRRLGRPKAQRLDATRARRPSPGNGREPGPCD; encoded by the coding sequence ATGTCGTCGACCGCGTCCGCCGCCGCCGCGGCGCCCCCCGCCGCCAAGGGCCATCCCCACGGCCTGAAACCCCTCTTCTTCACCGAGATGTGGGAGCGCCTGGGCTTCTACCTGATGCTGGGCATCCTCTTCCTGTACGTGACCGATACCGAGCGCGGGGGGCTGGGCTTCACCAACGCCCTGGCCGGCGAGATCTACGGCACCTACATGGCGTTCGTGTACTTCACGCCGTTCATCGGCGGCATGATCGCCGACCGCATCCTCGGCTACCGCAAGAGCGTTCTCATCGGCGGCCTGCTGCTGGCGGCCGGCTACTTCAGCCTCGGCATCCGGTCGATGCCCACGTTCTACGCCGGCCTGGCGCTGCTCTGCCTGGGCAACGGCCTGTTCAAGCCGAACATCTCGGCGATGGTGGGCAACCTCTACAAGCCGGGCGACCCGCGGCGCGACGCCGGCTTCAACATCTTCTACATGGGCATCAACATCGGCGCCTCGGTCTCGGCGCTGCTGGCGGCGCCCCTGCGCAACCTGTGGAGCTTCAACACCGCGTTCGCCGCGGCCGGCGTCGGCATGCTCGTGGGCGTGGTCATCCTGGTGCTGAACTGGAAGCGGCTCGAGGCGGCCGACCGCAAGCCCGAGGTGAAGGCCGGCGACTTCGGCCTCAAGCAGATGTTCCTGACCATCCTGGCCCCGGCGGTGGGCTTCGGCGTCATCGGCTATTTCGTGGGCCAGAAGCTCCCGTTCGTGATGGGCAGCATCGGGCCGATCACGTTCGGCTTCCTGATCGGCATGCTGCCGGTGGCGGGCTACTTCGCCTCGCTGGTGCGGCGCGCCAACGCGGAGGAGAAGCCGGGCCTCGCGGCGCTCATCCCGGTCTATGTCGCCGGCGGCACGTTCTTCATGATCCTGCACCTGAGCGGCGGCCTGCTGACGGTATTCGCCGAGCGCAGCACCGATCGCCGCGCCGAGTGGATCCCGACGGCCACCGAGTTCTACGCGCAGAAGGCCATGCCCAGCTACTTCGGCAACGCCGGACCGGCTGTGCCGCGGCCCGACGAGCGCACGCTCGTGGTGCTGCCGCAGGCGAACGAGGCGATGTTCGGCGCGCGCATCCTCAGCCAGGGTACGATTGAAACGCTGCGCGGCGATCCGTCGCTCGACGTCACGGTCAACCCATGGCCCGGCACGCCCGGCATCGACGGATCGCTGGCCTGCCGCGTGTTTCCTGACGACAACGTCGCGCTGTCGACCGCGGCCGACGCCCACGGCGTCACGACGACCAGCGTGAAGGTCACGCCCGAGAAGGCCGAGCCCACGGGCCAGGTCGTGCTCACGCGCAACGTGCAGGACCGCCAGGTGCCGCTGATCGTCGTCTCGCGGGAAACCTACGACGCCGTCTACGCCAACGCCGGCGCCGCCACGCCGCGCCTGGAACCCGGGCGCTATGTGCGGTTGCTCAATGCCGAACTCCTGACGGGCTTCCTCAACCCGTTCTTCGTCGTCGTGCTGACGCCGGTCGTCGTCTGGTTCTTCGCGCAGCGGGTGAAGGCGGGCCGCCCCGTCAGCACGGCGCGCAAGATCTTCTACGGCATGCTCATCACCACCGTCAGCATGCTGGTCATGGCCCTGGGTGCGAAGATGGGGCACGACGGCGCCGCCAAGACCTCGATGATGTGGCTGGTCGGCTACTACATCATCATCACCTTCGGCGAGCTGTGCCTGTCGCCGATGGGCCTGTCGCTGGTGACCAAGCTGGCGCCGACCCACCGGGTGGGCCTGATGATGGGCGGCTGGTTCCTTTCCACGGCCGTGGGCAACAAGATGAGCGGCTTCATCAGCGGCCCGGAACCGGGCACCACCATGTTCGTGGTCCCGGCAGTGGCCATTCTCGGGGGTTGCAGGTTTCATTTTCGTCATGTTGCCGCGCCCGGATGCGGCGATCCGCAAGTACGGCGCCTAGGGCGACCCAAGGCGCAAAGGCTGGATGCAACGCGGGCCCGGCGCCCGTCGCCCGGCAACGGGCGGGAGCCGGGCCCCTGCGATTAA
- a CDS encoding ABC transporter substrate-binding protein, with product MKRPLVIGLSILMLALSLPLGALAADFKLVVPLPLTGKVAKFGEIMKKSFEMAAEEINASGGIKGSQIVLGFEDSTGKPETARAIVEKLIEGGQPVIVGEYTSACAKAVAAVAEERKTPYLVVASADDAITQQNYRYVFRQNQVNAHYADAFVSFMGEVVKPKTIAILYETTAFGTSGADAMENDAKKLGITVVLKEKYEAGAPDFKPILSKVKSLKPDVVYMVSYVMDASLLMKQIMELRLEAKLFAGGAAGFAIPEFIDNAKNAAEYVVSATLWTPQLNYPGAKAYAEKYKAKYGDYPSYHGASAYASLFVLKAAMTGAKDWTTEGIRDGMKAVDLQTAFGPVKFEDRDGYQNQNFVETLAIQVQKGDFQTIWPKTHASTPHVYPVPSWRDRR from the coding sequence ATGAAACGTCCCCTCGTGATCGGCTTGTCCATCCTCATGCTTGCGCTGTCCCTGCCCCTGGGCGCCCTCGCCGCCGATTTCAAGCTCGTGGTGCCGCTGCCGCTGACCGGCAAGGTGGCGAAGTTCGGCGAGATCATGAAGAAGTCGTTCGAGATGGCCGCCGAGGAGATCAACGCATCGGGCGGCATCAAGGGTTCGCAGATCGTGCTGGGCTTCGAGGACTCGACCGGCAAGCCGGAGACGGCGCGCGCCATCGTCGAGAAGCTGATCGAGGGCGGGCAGCCCGTCATCGTCGGCGAGTACACCTCAGCCTGCGCGAAGGCCGTTGCCGCGGTGGCCGAGGAACGCAAGACGCCGTATCTGGTCGTCGCCAGCGCCGACGACGCCATCACGCAGCAGAACTACCGCTACGTCTTCCGGCAGAACCAGGTCAACGCGCACTACGCCGATGCATTCGTCAGCTTCATGGGCGAAGTCGTGAAGCCCAAGACCATCGCCATCCTCTACGAGACGACTGCCTTCGGCACCTCCGGTGCCGACGCCATGGAGAATGATGCCAAGAAGCTGGGTATCACCGTCGTCCTGAAGGAGAAGTACGAGGCCGGCGCGCCCGACTTCAAGCCGATCCTCTCCAAGGTCAAGTCGCTGAAGCCGGACGTGGTGTACATGGTGTCGTACGTCATGGACGCCTCGCTGCTGATGAAGCAGATCATGGAGCTTCGTCTCGAGGCGAAGCTGTTCGCGGGCGGCGCTGCCGGCTTCGCGATTCCCGAGTTCATCGACAACGCCAAGAACGCCGCCGAGTACGTGGTCAGCGCCACCCTGTGGACGCCCCAGCTGAACTACCCGGGAGCGAAGGCCTACGCCGAGAAGTACAAGGCCAAGTACGGCGACTATCCCTCGTACCACGGCGCCTCGGCCTACGCCTCGCTGTTCGTGCTGAAGGCCGCCATGACCGGCGCCAAGGACTGGACTACCGAGGGCATTCGCGACGGCATGAAGGCGGTCGACCTGCAGACCGCGTTCGGGCCCGTGAAGTTCGAGGACAGGGACGGCTACCAGAACCAGAACTTCGTCGAGACGCTCGCGATCCAGGTCCAGAAGGGCGACTTCCAGACCATCTGGCCGAAGACGCACGCCAGCACGCCGCATGTCTACCCCGTGCCGAGCTGGCGCGACAGGCGGTAA
- a CDS encoding branched-chain amino acid ABC transporter permease, which translates to MQAKYGRPLLILGLLAALPLIRAIPGVNANYWLHNFILVVMWTIIGMSWNLLSGYCGQVSFGHAAFFGIGAYTSGMLYVKLGISGWWGMLASIPVVGAAALIIGFICLRLRGPFFALATIAVGVILRIVAENLVGVTGGDMGIMIRERTWVEKTWYYYIILALAAATFWFVDRVIASRLGYYFVAIREDQDAAESLGIDTTRYKTIALVLSAVLCGFAGAFYTNYMGYIDPKVVFALHDISVMAIMVVMVGGVATRWGPILGAVIMILLAEIIRTIPKVGTAHHTLFGVLLIVVIIFLPNGVVGDAAKLRRLLRPGRSS; encoded by the coding sequence ATGCAGGCGAAGTACGGCCGCCCGCTCCTGATCCTGGGCCTCCTCGCGGCGTTGCCGCTCATCCGGGCGATACCCGGCGTCAATGCCAACTACTGGCTGCACAACTTCATCCTCGTCGTGATGTGGACCATCATCGGGATGTCGTGGAACCTGCTCTCCGGCTACTGTGGGCAGGTGTCGTTCGGGCACGCCGCCTTCTTCGGCATCGGCGCCTACACGTCGGGCATGCTCTACGTCAAGCTGGGCATCTCCGGCTGGTGGGGCATGCTGGCCTCGATCCCGGTCGTGGGCGCGGCCGCGCTGATCATCGGCTTCATCTGCCTGCGGCTGCGCGGCCCGTTCTTTGCGCTGGCCACCATTGCCGTGGGCGTCATCCTGCGCATCGTCGCCGAGAACCTGGTCGGGGTGACCGGTGGCGACATGGGCATCATGATCCGCGAGCGCACCTGGGTGGAGAAGACCTGGTACTACTACATCATCCTGGCGCTCGCGGCGGCCACCTTCTGGTTCGTCGATCGCGTCATCGCCTCGCGGCTGGGCTACTATTTCGTCGCCATCCGCGAGGACCAGGATGCCGCCGAGTCGCTGGGCATCGACACCACGCGCTACAAGACGATCGCACTTGTGCTCAGCGCCGTGCTCTGCGGCTTTGCAGGCGCCTTCTACACGAACTACATGGGCTACATCGACCCGAAGGTCGTGTTCGCGCTGCATGACATCTCGGTCATGGCCATCATGGTCGTCATGGTCGGCGGCGTGGCCACGCGCTGGGGACCGATCCTGGGCGCGGTGATCATGATCCTGCTCGCGGAGATCATCCGCACCATTCCCAAGGTGGGCACGGCGCACCACACGCTGTTCGGGGTGCTGCTGATCGTCGTGATCATCTTCCTGCCCAACGGCGTGGTCGGCGATGCCGCCAAGCTGCGCCGGTTGCTGCGCCCGGGGAGGTCGTCATGA
- a CDS encoding branched-chain amino acid ABC transporter permease: MEVLLQTLISGLLLGGLYALIGLGMTIIMGVMKIINLAHGELMMVGMYVAYLLFAWAHIDPYLSILVAVPLLFILGVALQKYLINPVLKVDAILPENQVILTVGIGMVLANLATIIFKSDYRTTPVDYATKAWYLTDLWKDSPIELSLSFPWTVSFLFAVVITAALWFFLSRTDMGKSIRATAQDKDAALLMGVNVERMRVFTFGLGSALVGAAGCLFLPIYYLYPDVGGQFTLTGFVITILGGLGSTVGAILGGLILGIFESLTATYLGMGWAPVGRFVVFVLVLIFVPGGVASLLRRRRFGK, from the coding sequence ATCGAAGTCCTGTTGCAGACCCTCATTTCGGGCCTGCTGCTCGGCGGTCTGTATGCCCTCATCGGGCTGGGCATGACGATCATCATGGGCGTCATGAAGATCATCAACCTCGCGCACGGCGAGTTGATGATGGTCGGCATGTACGTGGCCTACCTGCTGTTCGCCTGGGCCCACATCGACCCCTACCTGTCGATCCTCGTGGCGGTGCCGCTGCTGTTCATCCTCGGCGTGGCGCTGCAGAAGTACCTGATCAATCCCGTGCTGAAGGTCGACGCCATCCTGCCCGAGAACCAGGTCATCCTGACCGTGGGCATCGGCATGGTGCTGGCCAACCTCGCGACGATCATCTTCAAGTCGGACTACCGCACCACGCCGGTCGACTACGCCACGAAGGCCTGGTACCTGACCGACCTCTGGAAGGATTCGCCGATCGAGTTGTCGCTCTCATTCCCGTGGACGGTGTCGTTCCTGTTCGCGGTGGTCATCACCGCGGCGCTGTGGTTCTTCCTGTCGCGCACGGACATGGGCAAGTCCATCCGCGCCACGGCGCAGGACAAGGACGCCGCGCTGCTGATGGGTGTCAACGTCGAGCGCATGCGCGTCTTCACCTTCGGGCTCGGCTCGGCCCTGGTCGGCGCCGCCGGTTGCCTGTTCCTGCCCATCTACTACCTCTATCCGGACGTGGGCGGCCAGTTCACGCTGACCGGCTTCGTGATCACCATCCTGGGAGGGCTGGGCTCGACCGTCGGCGCCATCCTCGGTGGGCTCATCCTGGGCATCTTCGAATCGCTGACCGCCACCTACCTGGGCATGGGCTGGGCGCCCGTCGGCCGCTTCGTCGTGTTCGTGCTCGTCCTGATCTTCGTACCCGGGGGCGTCGCATCGCTGCTGCGCCGGCGGAGGTTCGGCAAGTGA